The following DNA comes from Castor canadensis chromosome 4, mCasCan1.hap1v2, whole genome shotgun sequence.
CTAAACCCATtcattatgtgatttttaaagttaGGAACTTAAGTGTCCATTTGTAGTGTGACAAAAAAGATTAATGGAAAGggtaaaaatgatcaaaataccttatgtacatgtatgaaaaatatcacaatgagccGCCAAAagcagtggctcacccctgtaatcctagctacttgagaggctgagatcagaaggatggcagttcaaggccagcctgggcaaatagtttgagacctcatctccaaaaataaccagagaaaaatgaactagaggtgtgactcaagtcataaagcactgctttgcaagtgcaaagccctgagttcaaactccagtcccaccaaaaaagagaaaatgtcaaaatgaaacccttTTCTTGTACAATTAACATGTTCTAATAAAAAGAACTCTGGAAAATACCACACTTGTTGAAACACTGAGTAGAAAGTTCAACGTGTCagaccattttattttcattctgtattTGGTAGTCATTTGGGAATTATGAGAGCATATTCCTTTCAATGCAACTGAATcaaatttaagtattttcttgatATTAGTAGTAGAAAGTGAtctgaaggaaagaataaatacattAGTCCACTGGGAAGGAAGCCAGGTTTGTGCCATGAGCCCTCCCTGACACTGGAAGATGGTCAGATAAATGGGTTTCTGCTGCTGTCAATGCAGCACCTTTCCAAACTTCCTGCCTTTACACAGGTAACAGCTGGGAAAACTTATGCATAGTGTCTTAACTAAAGAAGAATAACTTTAATGATGGTCTTTAGAAACCATTCCATCTCTGTCAATTAAATTGTCAGATAATAATGCCtaagatgaatttttttaaaaaatagtgccCCAACTaatataaaagataaatacatttaaaaataattcacaatgaaatacatattttaatagatTAATTATAGTAAAATTGAAATGATTATTCTAAAGCTAATGTTGAACCACCACGAATGTAGCAGCTAGAAGTACAACTGTGAGTACTGTTTTGGTAACTTAGATACTGTCAAAATTAGTTTCCCTGGGGGAAAGAGCCTGAAGTGGAGATGACGGGTAAGATGTTTATCAGCAAATAACtatggaggagagaaggaaagcagGACTGGAGAAGGAAGTTTCATGGAGATGTAGTCATAGCATATTGGCCAATCTAACAGTAAGCTCTGGAGCTGGGTTAATCCTTCAAACCCTCCATCAATTAACTATAAACAGATGTAGGAAGCTGCCAGATTCAAAATAAGTGTGGGCAAGACAGCTTTCTTAGCTAATGGCAGCCCCCAGAAAATGACTGAGCTGAAAGGTCAAGCACCAGAACTGACAGTAGCTAAGGGATATGAGTATGTGTCAGTCCCCAAGGGAGTCAAACTGACCAGTGTACTGCACAGTCCTCTTCTATAGTCCACCCCATGTGCTGCTCAGATCTACTGCTTTTCATGGTCAGATCTGGAGGACTCTCCTTCAGGATTGAGACTGGagtgtatttcttcttctgaggaaAACTGCATGAAGATGATTCCTAAGACAACCTATACTCAGCCAGTCTTCACATCTCTTTCTTCTAGATTCCTGACCAGTACTTCTCAAGAATGTCAAGGTCATTGAAAGAAAGGGAAGCCTAAGAAACCATTATAGCCAACAGGAGTTTAAGGGGACCAgacaaataaatgtaatatggtgTCCTAGATGGGATCCTACAAGCaaggtaaaaaaaataagtatatctGTCAAATATTGGGGACCCATGGTgataaagaaagagtaagtagtgggaggggttaatttgattaaagtacaatatataggCCTGAATGCACCAAGGAAAAACCCCTTTGACTATcgacatacatttaaaaataaaaaaataaagtacaagcgggtaaaataggtctttccAGAGGTTGGTGTCAGTGGGAGGAGAAGGGCATAAGGAAatggggaatgagggtgaatatggtggatgtgttttgtattcatatatgaaaatagaagaacaaaacctgttgaaattgttctaaggaagggtagggagatgagggagaatgatagaggaggtagCTCTAACCAAAATATATGGTAAGCATATAcgtaaatatacaaagaatccccctattcaactattatatactaataattatttttaaaaaacatgaaaaaaatgtatctgaATAAGCTATGGATTTTAGTATGAACTTTAGTTAATTGTAATGTCTGCCATCTCCCTGGAATGTAATGTTAATTTTGGTTTACTCTCTTAGACGGGGGTAGAAAATATGTAGAAGTTTTTGCTTGGCCTTCCCATTAAGATAGTCTTAATCCATAAGTCAAGAAAAGAATAGTGCTTATGTGAACACCCAAGTACATTCAGTCTAATTTATTCTGGAAGTGGGGAGATGACTATTGAGTGGACCCATGAATTTGGCGAGGAAGACATGGGGGAGAACTCCATATATTACCTGAATCCCACGTGCCCCCACTATAAATGGTGGGTGACAATAGTAATTTGGTCCCTGAATATCAATATCAAGTTGGAACTTTTTGTCTCATGCTCCTTGGAGTATCTGTGCACTCCCCTTCCTCAATGCAAATAATCACAGAGGATCTATCCTTGGGGTATTTCAATGGTATAGCTTGAGTGATATTCTTATTGCTTACCTATCTAACTTGCCATTTTCTATTAATCATCTCCAAAGCTTTCTGCAGGCTACTCATTATGATAACTGTACCCACTTGCTCTGACAGTGGAGCACTGCCATCGGGCCCCTACTCTTCCATGCCTTTGCTACCAGTACGCCTACTTCTCTAACAGCACCTGGCCTACATAGCTACCATAAAGCTTCTCAATGACACTGGTGCCCCTCACCAATGCATTCCTCATCACTTTGGTAAATGGGCCTTCCTGGGTGCCCCTCACCCTTAAGAAAAACATATATACTTTATTGTTCTTCATAATAACATCCATGAAATACAAAATCAGATGTTAGATCTGCTAACTACAAGGATTTTCTCCTGGTGTCCATCAGGATTAAAATTACTAACATAAAAACTTCCAACCATCTACCCTCTTGAAATCATTCTGCATACACAGATTAACCTTTGAAAAGTACCACAGTGGTTTCCTCATACTGTCTGTAGCCCCTGGTCCTGCTGAGCACACTGTGACTTCTGAAGTGGCCACTTTGGTCACCACGGAGACTCATACTTAGCACAGACCCACCCCTTGACTGGatttagagagacagaaagtctTTAAATCCATCTGCCTCTCAGCTTCTCTGCCCTTTAATTAAAAGgaattgtgaaaaaaaatatgtttcttcTTATTCATCAGAAATATGACACACTTAAAAGTTAATACAGAAGTCTtttaatttcttggaaaaatttCCTGGGTAATTCCATGTTTTTTAATAACCATGGAGACAATCTTATCCTTGcttattctttattaaaaataaaaacaatgtaacaATTTGTACTCTGTAGGTGCAAACAATCTGATCTATTTTGacatcaaaaaagacaaaaagaaaaaacacaaattctgAGTACAGAGATTAAAACAATACAACATtctaagatttttgtttgttttattccttgttccattgtttgtatgtttattttccaAGAGCCTACCGAAGTGAGGGGAAGTATCTATAGTCTAATTTTAACAACAATCAGACAGAGATTAAAtgctaaatataaaaaataaaacttttatcttACTTATTAAAGTAGGAAGAATTTTCCTGAAACACATCAGTTAAATTGATCTGCAATAAAGAACATATACCCTttctaggaaatattttaaacatcGTATACTCTATCAAGAAAACTAATTGGGATATGAAAATTATCAAATCACAATCCCCTGGATGGACTAATACAAGTTAGTTTTTAACCTGAAGTCAGAAGTGcaaaatctgtaaaaaaaaaaaaaaaattaaaatattgcattATTCTCAACAATCTACCAGTAAATCCTACAAGTCCTTAAagacttttcaacaaaatcaacCATGATCTCTTGGCAAGCTCCTTGCTTAAATGGCAAGTCACTCTAAAATGGACTTCTCAATCTGTGGACAAAAGTAAAGAAGTAAACTGCATTGCactttgaaaatcattttcagaCTGGACGATGATCCAGCAATAACCTTTTCACTGCATCACTGCCTGCATGTCTGCAAGTCTGCATGGGAGGTCTCTGAGCAAGTGCAATCTTCAGTTGATAATCCAGAAATGGAGGAAATGGATTAAAGAGGAGGAAATGGGGGGGGGTGTCAAACATTTCTGTTTATAGATGCTACCCCTGATAAAATGTCAAGGGCTTTTGGACTAGAAATGgacaatatgcaaaaaaaaaaaaaggtggggggggtaCCAGATATCAGTAATGTTGGTAAGATCAATAAGATGCATGtatcacaatgaaaacagcaCTTTTTACATGTAGTGGAAGTTCTGCTGGGGGAGGGCATTCCATTCGAAACTCACTTCTGAACAGCATTTCTAAACATTTACCTGGTACATCTAAACTTTTGAATATGTATAACTGATGCTCAGAATGCCTCTAACACCATCCCAGGTTCTGCAGGCTTTTCCAAATCAAAGAGAGGTTCCAAAATACCCTAATCTTATTGGGGATATTTTGTCCAGTattgtattttataataattgttttaaaattagtaatCAATTTTGGGGCTTAATGATAGTTCTAGTAATCCTATTGTTTTATTAATCAGAATATACAACTCCCCCATAGGAGCTGGGGCAAAATGGACTTTTCAGCTGATCTCTCACAAACTATCTTCCAGACCAACAGTCTAATTTTCTTTGCATATGCAAGAACACCAGGGCTTTCAATGCAACTCAAACACTTCTTAGAATAAAGTTCTCATGATGACCTGATATTCTGTAGGATTCAGAATCATTTTTCACTTAGCAAACCTTCTACTCACTCATTCTCTTTGCATGCAATCATCCAACTTTGGTTAGCTGTTGAGGCTCCGTGAAGAAGTCTCATTCTGTGAGaactgatgaaactattccaggactgaGGGAggtaggataaaggagaatgatggaagaggtgaatttaactatgatacattgtaagaacttttgcaaatgtcataatgtatgctgagtacaataataatatgataataaaaaggaaaaattaatatgaattaattaaaatttataaaaacctaaaaaaaaaagtctcattcTGCCTCTGAGCTTCTCCTTTAGGGACTTGGAAATGCAAGGTAGTGTGTTTTTTTCTGACCATCTGCAAGGCATGGGACCCCAGGCTTCTTGGGATAAGTTTGACTAGCAATTTTAAAGAACTCTTCTGCTGCATCAAGAGCAATGAGAcggtcctgaaaaaaaaaaaaaaagactgattgtCAAGTTGGAAACCAAGTTCTGTGGGCAGGAAGATCAatctaacaaaaaacaaaacccaccttagaaataatagcaagttgaaaacatttatttaatttttctcaacaATTTACTGATATGATCCAAGAAATGCCCTGCCCATCTTAGAGACCTTTCAAATTACTTTTAGGTTATAGAACAGTATTTCTCACATTCTTTGACCTATAAATGGTTCAAAACCCTAACTGCACAGCAGTCAGCTGAGAAGCACAGACTCTTGAGTTACCATCTCAACCTCAACAGCTTTAGAGGTGACCCAGAAAGCTGAATTTCCAAAGCTCTTCAGAGATACTGATGCTACCAGTCACTGGAAACCAGTGCATATAATGGTGACAGTATCCACCACCTCATCTCACAGTGATGCTCGTAGTACTAGAATGAGCAGtggagggaaaaacaaaaaagggaaaaaaactaaagcaaaatcagGGCAGATGAGAAAAGGCATCCACTTACCACAACAAAGAGATACCTCTCTGAGAGCTCCCAGCTGGTTGGGAAAATATTAGTCTCTTCAGCCAGTTTTAACAGCATCTCTCGAGCTTTCCTTGTGTTCTTAGAATCACTCATGGTGCTAAGTTTGGTGACTGACAGCAAAGAGTCTGCTTCCCTTTGAAAACCTAAGGTAAAAAAATGTACCCCTCATGTAAAGTAGTCACTAGGAAATGACCATCCTGCAATACACTTTCTgcaggagataaagaaggaaccCAAATGTAAACTGTGCATAAACATCAGAAATGGAAGCCAAAGGCACTATCACATGTACTGCATCCCACTCAGTCTTTAATTAAATTTCCTTTCCTCATTGACTTTTCTTTGATAGCTTTTCCCTCAGTTAAGCCTCATATACTAGCCCACTGGCCACTTGCTCCCCTTTGTGGAGTTTAAAACCCTCTTTCCTAGTCTCCCTGCTCTTTGCGTCCCTCAACCCCGATCCCTACAATTCCTACCTGTCCCTGCAATCTGCAACTGGTCTCCTCAAGTTCCCTACTTCTCTGAGTCCAGATTGCCTGTGTCAGTCAGGGTTTGGCTGATGAAAATTATTTATCCCAACATAGAAAAGACTTAAATCTGCCTGGAATAACTTCATTGTGAAAAGGAGATTATTAACCCACAGCAAAACTGATGAGTTAAAAGGGCAGAGATCCATCTTATCCCATTGCACCCTAACGAAAGCAACAGGCAACAGGCAATTTAGAGTGCCTTCTTTGAAAAGTTATGATGCCAAGGCGTCATGTTCTTTTAAAGCAGAGGATCAAGGACTTcaaatttgataaatttattcttaaacaGTAAAGCAAGTTTATTGTATGATGTGGGAGACATGTTTATTGCATCCTTACCCTtgtagaattaagaaaatatttactctAATGCCTCAGGTATTATCCCCCACCTtgaaacttttcttccttttacttcttctgaAATTTTGCACTGACTCTTGTTATCTCTCTTACAAACAACATTTCTCTCAACCTGCCTAATCTATAGTTATTACCAATTAACCAATCGATCTCACCTAATCCAATTGATAGCAAAACAATAAATAGTAGCACCCTTATGACTCCACTGTCCTTTGCTACCTTAAACTGGGGACAGATGGAGTAACACATGGCACAGTGTGTCCTCAAGACACAGACTGGTGACAACAGAGATATCAGATGTTCATGCCTGAGGGTAAAAGAGCAGGATTGGGAAACTAATTAGTACATGGTAGCTTAATTAGTCAGTTACTGACACTGCTTATATAAAAAGCAAGGTGAAAAACTTGGAAGAGTAATGATCATGACtagttatttttataacttcaCAATCTCTTTCAGACTCACCCAAATCTTCTAAAATGCGTTTCCATCTGCTTCTTACTTCCCTTCGAATCTGCCGCAGGCTGTAGATATCATAGTTGAGTTTTTGCCACtcctataagaaaataaaaattaagttttatttacaCCCTCTGGCCTTAACATATATCTCATACTTAAGTATGTGGTTCTTCTCTTCACAAATCTTCAAAcataactaaaaagagaaaaggggtaGACAAGATAAAGTTGACAGGAATACCATCATCTCCACTGCTAGAGAATGCTCTGTATCAGGTGGCATGGCATTTTACATAAATATCTTACTTCGCTCTGCACATTATCTATTGTCACAACTTCAGTGATttcacctgcaaagcaggtgagTGTCTAATAAAATCCACGAATTTAGGTcaatttatagatgaagaaattaaggATCAATTAGTTTAATTGACAAGTCCAATATCTTCCAACAAATAGGTATTAGAATTGGTGTTTGAACCCAAGTCTCACTTTCAAGTTCACATGAAAACTgagctatttttccttttattatcacAATAACAGATCTATGAAACCGAAGCACCTTGATTTCTAGCCAATGTTTCCTACACCATacccagcactgctcttttttcttatattctcttGATAGGATGAATCTTTCAAGAGTTTAGGAAGCCATTAAAATATTACCATTCTGAAAAGTTCTTTATTGGTCTTAGCTAGTAGGCCATCATGTTGGTCCCAATACAGAAGCTGAATCTTTCAGGAGCACTAGTTCccttaaacattttaagtgttCCCTTAAAATGTCATGGAAATTTGCTTTTAGAGAAACTTATCTATATGGAGCAGTCATTTTATAGAGtaaccttttcctctttcttagcAAAGACATTAGCCACACAACTACCCTAATGCACAGCTtaaaagaacatcatcttaaatgctCAATTTAAGACTCAAGCTATATGATATTTTGATTCCTATAACTGAAAATGTTTCAATGATGCCATTATTTCCCTACTAAGTTCTTACAAAAAAGGCTTGCCTTTCTGATTGCCAATCAACTTGCATGCctggttaagaaaaataaatttatctgCCATTCACAAATGTTTCTAgatattgctttgaaaaactaacaaaGCGTGTTTTGTTATAACTGCATTTTAGATATCATATCTGAGAATATGTCATGAAAAGGGCATTGGCTTTCAGCTCCTTTCTTGAAGTCAGGAAGCCATGAATTCTCTGGTCCCCTTTTTTTAACTGAAAGCATGTACACAAGTATACCTTTAGTTGTTGGAGATAAAGTCTGTGACCTTGGAAGGGAGCAAAGTTAATTAAATCATCTTAAAAATATGCAGTCCTGGCCTTATATTAGCATTGTCTTAAAACACAATTATATAATTCCCAATAGACTGGATAAACTCAGGTGAAGACTCAAGCATTGACTGGATGAGCCTTATTGTGCTTAAATGACCATTTGGTGTATAGCATATTGGAAAAGACCCTGGGTACTAAGCCAGGGTCTGGGTTTGGATCCCAACTCTACTATTTATTAACAGTCTGACTTCATGGAAGTTCTTAGTCCCACTGTTACTCAGAGCCTCCTCTGAAATATAGCAACAATACTACTTAAACCTACTGGCTTGTTATAAGGATCAATCAGTGAATAAAAGCCCTTCAAATAGAGGTTGATGCACATTCTCCTCCAAATCAGTGTAGATACAATTAAGAAGTGATCCTGCAAGATTCTTATTTGTACTATGACTATGGGGAACATTATAGCTACATTATGAAATATCTCATTTGTAGGGACATCCAGAAGAAAAATTTCTGTACTCTTAGCCTCAAATAGGGAGTTACTTTTCCTAAAAATCACTTCATCTTTCCGAACACTGAATTTTATGACCGATTGGTTTCTACTTTTGCCTGAAATTTTAGAGTACTTTCATGAAAATATGTATGATTTAGTAAACATTTTGAAATTACCACTATTTTTATGCCTTTAttactatctttttcttttttgttctcaaGTTCTAGCTTGTGCTATCTCACTGTATTTTCATGTaagtttccttaattttttttaataaaaagaagacTATAAATAAAGTATTAGAACCATATTGTGCTTATCCTCAACAATACTGACTTTGTTCTGTGGACTTAATGAAAAGTAATGAGAATCTTAGTCACACTTGATTAGGGACCCACATGACCAATCCAAAGACCAATGGCTTCGTATGTTCACATGACCTTAACTTACATAACAAACCACTAGGTGGCCTCGTTAACTTGCAAATAAGGTCTCTAGTAATTTCTTCTTAACCCACAGACTGATGTCTCAGACCTTCTTCTCTCTAAGTGTAGACAAATCTCTATTTTTCAGAGACCCGTTCTATTC
Coding sequences within:
- the Mreg gene encoding melanoregulin isoform X2 yields the protein MLARDDEKNLWSLPHDVSHTEADDDRILYNLIVIRNQQAKDSEEWQKLNYDIYSLRQIRREVRSRWKRILEDLGFQREADSLLSVTKLSTMSDSKNTRKAREMLLKLAEETNIFPTSWELSERYLFVVDRLIALDAAEEFFKIASQTYPKKPGVPCLADGQKKTHYLAFPSP
- the Mreg gene encoding melanoregulin isoform X1, with amino-acid sequence MGLRGWLRTCCCCCRRCPCLEEPALPEKEPLVSGDNPYSSFGAMLARDDEKNLWSLPHDVSHTEADDDRILYNLIVIRNQQAKDSEEWQKLNYDIYSLRQIRREVRSRWKRILEDLGFQREADSLLSVTKLSTMSDSKNTRKAREMLLKLAEETNIFPTSWELSERYLFVVDRLIALDAAEEFFKIASQTYPKKPGVPCLADGQKKTHYLAFPSP